A stretch of Acropora muricata isolate sample 2 chromosome 7, ASM3666990v1, whole genome shotgun sequence DNA encodes these proteins:
- the LOC136922986 gene encoding guanylate-binding protein 7-like, producing MICSMFTLAAFLVAGYFVSVARGSEAKILLESVDNNTIYELNQDILEKVSQLQAPIRVVAAIGSARVGKSTTLNLISHIWSGKNENSAVEEIFKTGHSYGAVTRNVWAHIIKLDGKESIVLLDVEGTDLGDDGVTDRLSMFTAIMSSALNLFALNIVRNSDIGFLYRIARLSNLVFEDKYVLPYFPKLRIVLRSDLDRSNDKEIRDGIFKRVEEQAQIIQKYFPRSTIEVSHIPTVGRRLLKDPKNLSKSDWEAFKSLAKDLQNSPEKRSSEGSLIDGTSFKQLAEEAVEAMNSNGSWKGFGDVYASFERDICRRTYEKHIKPVLVQSSKGIEEMMMEALDKFRKECVLEDELNNTREELKVTLREKREREHAERQRKEEEDRRREEEKRRRREEEKRRRNQEEENKWEPYWTYAKYVATGLIGYMFSDQNLKNNVTILLHSEYKDIGLRGVCWKWNEYAKKSFGLTGEGCGVIAQEVRKLYPWAVLQGKDGYLRVQYDMLREMIHLVRNKRLSLFT from the coding sequence ATGATCTGTTCGATGTTCACTCTTGCAGCGTTTTTGGTCGCTGGGTACTTTGTATCTGTCGCTAGAGGGAGTGAAGCGAAGATTCTACTTGAGTCTGTCGACAACAATACGATTTACGAGTTGAACCAAGATATTCTGGAGAAAGTATCACAGCTTCAGGCACCAATCCGTGTTGTTGCCGCCATTGGAAGTGCAAGAGTTGGAAAATCTACGACCTTGAACTTAATCAGCCATATTTGGAGTGGGAAAAACGAAAATTCAGCTGTCGAAGAGATTTTTAAAACCGGACATTCATATGGTGCAGTTACGCGCAATGTATGGGCGCATATAATTAAACTCGATGGAAAAGAAAGCATTGTTTTACTGGATGTGGAAGGTACTGACCTTGGTGATGATGGGGTAACGGATCGCCTTAGTATGTTTACGGCTATAATGTCTTCTGCATTAAATCTTTTTGCATTAAACATCGTGAGAAATAGCGACATTGGCTTTCTTTATCGCATAGCACGCTTGAGCAACCTGGTGTTCGAAGATAAGTACGTATTGCCATATTTTCCCAAGCTCCGAATTGTCCTTAGAAGTGACCTGGATCGTTCTAATGACAAGGAAATCCGTGATGGAATCTTTAAGCGTGTAGAGGAACAGGCTCAGATTATCCAAAAGTACTTTCCCAGGAGCACTATCGAAGTAAGCCATATTCCTACTGTAGGCCGCAGATTACTCAAAGATCCAAAGAATTTAAGCAAATCTGACTGGGAAGCATTTAAGAGTCTGGCAAAAGACCTACAAAATTCCCCGGAAAAAAGAAGTTCTGAGGGAAGTCTTATCGATGGTACATCATTTAAACAGCTCGCTGAAGAAGCTGTGGAAGCCATGAATTCTAACGGCTCCTGGAAGGGTTTCGGGGATGTTTATGCCTCCTTTGAACGCGATATTTGCAGACGAACTTACGAAAAGCATATCAAGCCAGTCTTAGTGCAAAGTTCCAAAGGAATAGAAGAAATGATGATGGAGGCTTTGGATAAATTTAGAAAGGAGTGTGTCCTAGAAGATGAATTAAACAACACCAGGGAAGAACTTAAAGTCACACTTCGTgagaaaagagagagagagcacGCAGAGAGGCAGAGAAAAGAAGAGGAGGACagaagaagagaagaagaaaaacgtagaagaagagaagaagaaaaacgtAGAAGAAATCAAGAGGAGGAAAATAAATGGGAACCTTATTGGACTTACGCTAAATATGTCGCTACTGGTTTGATTGGATACATGTTTAGTGATCAGAATCTCAAAAACAACGTAACAATTCTTCTTCACTCCGAGTACAAGGATATTGGCCTCAGGGGAGTCTGCTGGAAATGGAATGAATATGCAAAGAAATCCTTTGGACTGACAGGGGAGGGCTGTGGAGTGATTGCACAAGAAGTCAGAAAGCTGTATCCATGGGCTGTGTTGCAGGGAAAGGATGGCTACTTAAGAGTGCAGTACGACATGCTACGTGAGATGATCCACCTTGTTCGCAACAAAAGATTGTCGCTGTTTACGTAG